CCTCTTGGAGTCTCTCTAATGAGAATAAAGCATTAATCACGCCTAATTGGTAGAGACGCTTTGCAGGGATGGGTTCTGCACTAAAGAAAAACTGCTTGGCTAGGTGTGGTCCAATTAGCTTCGGAAGGAAATAAGACCCTCCACCATCAGATACGAGACCTACCTTCGAGAAGCTAAGGGCAAATTTACTATCCTCAGCCGCAACAATCATGTCACACGCTAACGCTAAATTGAAACCAGCCCCTGCCGCAAAGCCATGTACAGAAGCGATAATCGGTTTTTCTACATCCTTCATTAATAGAATGAGCTCATTTAATTTACCTATGTGTTCATAGGTTTGATTCCCATCAGCCTGTCCCATTGTTTTCACATCACCGCCAGCACTAAAAGCGCGGCCAGACCCGGACAAAACAATTACCTGTACATCAAGATCATTTTTTGCTTCATGAAGTGCGGCTTTCAATCCTAGAATCATATCCGAACTAAATGCATTCAAAGTCTCTGGACGGTTCAATGTTAAGGACAAAACTGGTCCTAGCTTTTCAACTAATAAGTCATTATTCTTCAATAAAATCTTCCTCCCTTATCTTCTGGCTTGCTATCCGCAAGTAAATCTCACTATCCGCCAGTAAATCTCGTTATCCGCCAGTAAATTCCGCTATCCGCCAGTAAATCCTGCTATCCGCCAGTAAATCTCGTTATCCGCTAGTAAATCTCGCTATCCGCCAGTAAATCTCGTTATCCGCTAGTAAATCTCGCTATCCGCCAGTAAATCTCGCTATCCGCCAGTAAATCTCGTTATCCGCCAGTAAATCTCGTTATCCGCCAGTAAATTCCGCTATCCGCCAGTAAATCTCGCTATCCGCCAGTAAATCTCGTTATCCGCCAGTAAATTCCGCTATCCGCGCTGCCTACCCAAGTTATTACCTCCTACAACTCTCCAGAAGCAACACTAGCAGCATGTTCTATTAGCATTTTTGCTTTATAATTGAAATGAGCAAACCGAAGATCATTGGTTTGACCTTTTTTATATCGATAGTAAATTTGTTGACAAATGACAGCTAGTTTAAAGTAGGCAAAGGTTAAATAAAAGTTCATATTGGTTACATCTCGGCCGCTTTTCTTCGCATAAAGCTCAATAAATTGCTTTCTTGTATAGAATCCATCATTTACCGTTACAGGAGCTTTTCCTAGCCCTTTTTTTAAATCCTCCGGATCATCAGCTTGATTCCAATAGCTCATGGCCACTCCAAGATCTGCAAGCGGATCACCTACTGTTGTCATTTCCCAATCAAATAGCCCCACCATTTCCGAAAGGCTTTCATTAAACATCGCATTATTAAATTTGTAGTCATAGTGAATGACAGCAGATGTTTGTTGAACCGGTATATTACCTGCCAGCCATTTTTTCAAGGATTCAACCGCAGCGATTTCATCCGTTTTCGCTCTTTCATAGCGTCCTATCCAGCTATAAACCTGTCTTTCTGTGAAACCCTTTGGTTTACTAATCGCTCCAAGGCCAGTATCTTTATAATTAATCCCGTGAAGTTCCACTAATTTATTTACCATTACCTCTGATAATTGTTGACATAGCTCTTTTGTTACTGAAATTTCCTCCGGAAAAGAAGTGTCAATGACCATACCGTTTTTCCGTTCCATGATAAAAAAGGGACTTCCAACAATCTCCTCCTGCTCGGAAAACAGGATTGGTTTCGGGGTGACAGAAAAGACAGGATGAAGCTCAGAGATAATTATAAATTCTCTTTCCATATCGTGTGCTTTAGGTGCAAGTGGTCCTAATGGCGGACGTCGTAAAACAGCTTCCCATTCGCCTACTTTTATTTGATACGTTAAATTAGAATGACCCGCGGAAAATTGCAGAAGTTCTAAGGGGCTATTTGGCAGGTTTTCAATATTGCTGCGTAAAAATTTTTCCAACACAGTTAAATCTAATTCCTCCCCTTTTCGGACTGGAATGGTATCTTTACTTATTTGATGAGGCATAGAAACCCTCCTTTTCTCAAAAAATTCAGTCTCTTCTGCACATTCTGGCCGGATAGTAGGGCAATAGCGAAAGGAGAGTTTAGCTGTTAGAAAAAACCCTCCATTTATTTTTAATTTGCTTGAATTCCCTCTAATATCATTTCAACAAAAATCTCTGCCACTTCTCGATCAGTAGATTCTCCATTTGGATTAAACCATTGATAGCTCCAATTAGATGCACCTAGAATACCAAAGGTAACGATATGCGCATTTAAGTCTCCTCTGAACTCCCCCTTCTCAATTCCATCGATCAGTATTTTCTCAACATTTAATCGGAATTCATCCCGTTTAGGTACGATTAAGGCAAGTCTTTCTTCATTTAGATTTTTCATTTCTCTAAAGAAGATTTTAGCAGCATATCCTTGTGTTTTAATATTACCTATCAGCAAGTAAACAATTTCGAACAGCTTCTCTTTGTAGCTCCTGTTATCCGCTAAAATTTCTCTTTGTTTTTCTAGTAAGTAATTAATGTATCCAAGATTAATGTCCATTAAGAGTTCTTCTTTACTAGAAAAATAATAATAAAAGGTCCCCTTTGTTACACCTATAGAATCCACAATGTCCTGAATAGACGTTTCCTTAAACCCCTTTTTCTCAAACAATCGGATACTATGCTCTGTTAATTTATCTTTCACCGCTTATGTCCTCGCAATCTGTAATAGGTCTAGTGAAATTATATCATATTCCTTTTATCAACAATCACGGACAATACGCAGAAAATGGTTAGTCTTTTTAGTTCTTAACTGATTCCTCTCGTAAGGCACGACGAAGAATTTTACCGACCTGTGTCTTAGGCAATTGCTCACGAAACTCAACACTTCTTGGAACCTTATAAGCTGCCATATTTTGCTTACAATATTGAATTACTTCGTCTTCTGTAAGTGTTAGGCCAGCCTTTAAAACGACAAAAGCCTTTACATCTTCTCCACGGTATACATCAGGAACACCAATGACTACGGCTTCTTGAACAGCTGGATGCTCATAAAGCACTTCTTCAATATCTCGAGGATAAATATTGAAACCGCTCGCAATAATTAAATCCTTTTTTCGGTCAACGATATATAAATAACCATCTTCATCGACTTTTGCTATATCCCCAGTATAGAGCCAGCCATCTCTTAATGTATTGGCTGTTTCTTCCGGCATATTCCAGTAACCTTTCATAATTTGCGGGCCTTTAATAATCACTTCACCTAATTCCCCAACTGGAACTTCTTCTAAACCACTGCCCACATCTACAATCTTATATTCTGTAGATGGCATCCCAATGCCTACACTTCCTGGCTTACGGTCTGCAAAAGGCGGGTTGCAGTGTGTGGTTGGAGACGCTTCGGAAAGTCCATAGCCTTCCAAAATTTTTGCTCCTGTTTTTCTTTCAAATTCACGGAGAAGTTCTACCGGCATAGGGGCACTGCCGCTATTGCAGGTTTTAATACTATTCAACCCGAACTCCTCAGCACGTGGATGATTAGTAATTGCCACGTACATGGTTGGAACCCCTGGGAAAGTAGTAGGCTGTTCATGCCTGATTGTATTTAATACTTCCTCTAAATCAAAACGTGGAAGCATTATCGATTCCCCGCCAGTAAAAATGGTTAAGTTCATACAAGCTGTCATTCCAAATACATGGAATAGAGGAATGACCGTTAAACAGCGATCTTTTCCTAATTCAAATTCGTGCTTGAAAAATTCATAGGATTGGAGGACGTTTGCAACGATGTTTTCATGAGTCAACATCGCTCCCTTAGACTTCCCTGTTGTGCCGCCTGTATATTGGAGAACAGCAATATCATGCTCCAATTCAATATTTACAGGAGTTACCTGCCCATTGCCAGTTGCTAAGAATTGTTCAAAGCTGCAATCTGGGGTGAAATCTTGTCCAGATGGCTGCAGGCTGACGACAATAATATTTTTTAAGCTAGTCCTTAACTGAACACTTTTTACTCTCGGATAGAAAGCATCCATGACTACAATAGTTTCCGCTCCAGAGTCATTCAGGATATATTCAAGCTCTCGCTCGACACTCATAGGATTTACTTGAGTCACAATTGCCCCTGCACCTAACGTGCCATAATAAGAAATGACATATTGCGGGCAGTTCGGAAGCATTAGTGCCACACGTTCTCCCTTTTGAACTTGATTTTGCTGAAGTGCAGAAGTAAATCCTTGAGATAGTCCTAGTAATTGCTGATAGGTTATTTTTCTTTCATAAAAGGATAGTGCATTATTTGCAGGGTATTTTGCGGTTGTCTCTTGAAGTATTTCAACTAGATTTTTTTCAGGATTTAAGATTGTTGATGAAATCGAGTCTGGATATTGTGCCATTCCTATCTTCTTTTCAGCCATTCTTTTCCCTCCAAAATTATCAATTAAGGTTAAAAAGTAAGTCCTCCACCATCAACGGACAGCGTTGCACCTGTAATAAACGATGCTTCATCTGAAGCTAAGAAGAAAATAGCATTTGCCACTTCATCAGGAGTTCCAATTCTACCCAGAGCATTAGCCTTCGATATAAACGGCCATCTTCTCTCATCCTGCTTCCAGACATCGATAATTTTTGTATCAATAACCCCAGGAGCAATGGCATTCACACGGATATTGTATTTGCCATACTCAAGTGCTGCATTTTGTGTTAGAAGTACTACACCTGCTTTTGAGGCATTATAAGCAGCTTGATATTTTTTACCCTTTAATCCTAGTAAACTAGAAGTATTAATAATCGCACCGCCGCCTGATTTTTTCATTTCAGGTATAGCATATTTTATTCCAAGGAATACACCTTTTAAATTGATATCAATTACGTGATCCCATTCTTCCTCTGAAAGATCAACACTTCTTACCTCTGAATGGCCGATTCCAGCATTGTTAACCAAAATATGCAATCCACCAAAAGTATTTATTGTGTTCTTAATAAGATCTTTTACCTGATTGGAGTCCTTCACATCTGTTTTGATAAAAATAGCCTCACCACCAGGTTCTTGAATCAGGCTGACAGTTTCATTCCCGCTAAGTGAATCCAGGTCACAAACAGCCACCTTTGCCCCTTCTTTCGCAAAGCGAATCGCTGTTGAGCGCCCAATCCCAGAACCCCCGCCGGTTACAATGGCAATTTTTCCTTTCAATTTCAAGGTACTTCACCGCCTTTCTCCTAATCTCTCAATCTTTTCTACCATTTCTTTCGACAGCTTTCTTGAGATACCTTCATCTACATATCGAACTTTTTTATTATTTATTTCATTGATATTTTCTTAATTCAAGCTTCGCTATCTGAGCACGGTGCACTTCATCTGGACCGTCTGCAAGTCTCAGAGTCCTAGAGTTCGCCCACATTGCTGCAAGTGGAAAATCATCAGATACACCTGCACCCCCAAAAGCTTGAATCGCCCTGTCAATCACACGTAAAGCCATGTTAGGTGCCACCACTTTAATCATAGCAATCTCTGTTTTCGCCTCTTTGTTTCCAACAGTATCCATCATATATGCTGCCTTTAGCGTCAATAATCTTGCTTGTTCAATTTCAATCCTTGAATCAGCAATCCATTCCTTAATAACCCCTTGACTTGAAAGTGGTCTTCCAAAGGCTTCACGTTCTTGAACTCGCTTACATAAAAGTTCAAGAGCACGCTCCGCTGCACCAATCAATCTCATACAGTGATGAATTCTTCCAGGTCCTAATCTTCCTTGTGCTATCGCAAATCCTTTACCTTCACCCCACAGAATATTTTCTGCAGGAACTCTCACATTTTCATAAGAAATTTCAGCATGTCCATGCGGAGCATGATCATAACCGAAAACAGGCAGCATCCTTTCAATTGTCACCCCTGGGGAATCAAGAGGTACAAGAATCATCGACTGCTGTTCATGACGGTTTGCATTAAAATCTGTTTTCCCCATTACAATCGCAATTTTACATCTAGGATCTCCAGCGCCAGATGACCACCATTTACGTCCATTTATGATATACTCATCACCATCTCTTACAATGCTTGCTTCAATATTTGTTGCATCGGATGAAGCTACCGCCGGTTCAGTCATGGAAAAGCAAGAACGAATTTCCCCTGATAGTAGTGGTTTAAGCCATTTTTCCTTCTGGTCCTCTTTACCATAGCGAACAATTACTTCCATATTACCAGTATCAGGTGCACTGCAGTTAAACACTTCAGGACCAATCATCGAGCGCCCCATAATTTCGCAAAGCGGAGCATATTCTAAGTTC
This Neobacillus sp. YX16 DNA region includes the following protein-coding sequences:
- a CDS encoding enoyl-CoA hydratase-related protein, with product MKNNDLLVEKLGPVLSLTLNRPETLNAFSSDMILGLKAALHEAKNDLDVQVIVLSGSGRAFSAGGDVKTMGQADGNQTYEHIGKLNELILLMKDVEKPIIASVHGFAAGAGFNLALACDMIVAAEDSKFALSFSKVGLVSDGGGSYFLPKLIGPHLAKQFFFSAEPIPAKRLYQLGVINALFSLERLQEETTKIALNLAQGPGKAFGKQKKLVDHSFNATLEEILEEERLTQVLMVQTEDHKEGVAAFKEKRNPVYKGR
- a CDS encoding phosphotransferase family protein, which encodes MPHQISKDTIPVRKGEELDLTVLEKFLRSNIENLPNSPLELLQFSAGHSNLTYQIKVGEWEAVLRRPPLGPLAPKAHDMEREFIIISELHPVFSVTPKPILFSEQEEIVGSPFFIMERKNGMVIDTSFPEEISVTKELCQQLSEVMVNKLVELHGINYKDTGLGAISKPKGFTERQVYSWIGRYERAKTDEIAAVESLKKWLAGNIPVQQTSAVIHYDYKFNNAMFNESLSEMVGLFDWEMTTVGDPLADLGVAMSYWNQADDPEDLKKGLGKAPVTVNDGFYTRKQFIELYAKKSGRDVTNMNFYLTFAYFKLAVICQQIYYRYKKGQTNDLRFAHFNYKAKMLIEHAASVASGEL
- a CDS encoding TetR/AcrR family transcriptional regulator, yielding MKDKLTEHSIRLFEKKGFKETSIQDIVDSIGVTKGTFYYYFSSKEELLMDINLGYINYLLEKQREILADNRSYKEKLFEIVYLLIGNIKTQGYAAKIFFREMKNLNEERLALIVPKRDEFRLNVEKILIDGIEKGEFRGDLNAHIVTFGILGASNWSYQWFNPNGESTDREVAEIFVEMILEGIQAN
- a CDS encoding long-chain fatty acid--CoA ligase, with protein sequence MAEKKIGMAQYPDSISSTILNPEKNLVEILQETTAKYPANNALSFYERKITYQQLLGLSQGFTSALQQNQVQKGERVALMLPNCPQYVISYYGTLGAGAIVTQVNPMSVERELEYILNDSGAETIVVMDAFYPRVKSVQLRTSLKNIIVVSLQPSGQDFTPDCSFEQFLATGNGQVTPVNIELEHDIAVLQYTGGTTGKSKGAMLTHENIVANVLQSYEFFKHEFELGKDRCLTVIPLFHVFGMTACMNLTIFTGGESIMLPRFDLEEVLNTIRHEQPTTFPGVPTMYVAITNHPRAEEFGLNSIKTCNSGSAPMPVELLREFERKTGAKILEGYGLSEASPTTHCNPPFADRKPGSVGIGMPSTEYKIVDVGSGLEEVPVGELGEVIIKGPQIMKGYWNMPEETANTLRDGWLYTGDIAKVDEDGYLYIVDRKKDLIIASGFNIYPRDIEEVLYEHPAVQEAVVIGVPDVYRGEDVKAFVVLKAGLTLTEDEVIQYCKQNMAAYKVPRSVEFREQLPKTQVGKILRRALREESVKN
- a CDS encoding glucose 1-dehydrogenase, which translates into the protein MKLKGKIAIVTGGGSGIGRSTAIRFAKEGAKVAVCDLDSLSGNETVSLIQEPGGEAIFIKTDVKDSNQVKDLIKNTINTFGGLHILVNNAGIGHSEVRSVDLSEEEWDHVIDINLKGVFLGIKYAIPEMKKSGGGAIINTSSLLGLKGKKYQAAYNASKAGVVLLTQNAALEYGKYNIRVNAIAPGVIDTKIIDVWKQDERRWPFISKANALGRIGTPDEVANAIFFLASDEASFITGATLSVDGGGLTF
- a CDS encoding acyl-CoA dehydrogenase, which encodes MEFLYSAKVKELQTKLTSFMEENVYPNEKVYEQQLNELENRWSAVPQVMEDLKDKAKAAGLWNFFLPESEYGAGLTNLEYAPLCEIMGRSMIGPEVFNCSAPDTGNMEVIVRYGKEDQKEKWLKPLLSGEIRSCFSMTEPAVASSDATNIEASIVRDGDEYIINGRKWWSSGAGDPRCKIAIVMGKTDFNANRHEQQSMILVPLDSPGVTIERMLPVFGYDHAPHGHAEISYENVRVPAENILWGEGKGFAIAQGRLGPGRIHHCMRLIGAAERALELLCKRVQEREAFGRPLSSQGVIKEWIADSRIEIEQARLLTLKAAYMMDTVGNKEAKTEIAMIKVVAPNMALRVIDRAIQAFGGAGVSDDFPLAAMWANSRTLRLADGPDEVHRAQIAKLELRKYQ